The DNA region CCGTCATGGGCGGCGCGGTGAAGGGTTGACATGCCTGGCTTCGAAACGCTGCTCCCCCGTCCCGTCTCGGTGGAACCCTTGCCGGGGAAGTGTTCCGTACCGTCCGAAGTGGACGTGCGCCGCGACACCGCGTTGCCGGCCGAGGGCTACCGGCTGGAGATCGACCCGTCCGGCGTGACCCTGCACGCGGCCGACACGGCAGGAGAGTTCTACGGCCGCCAGACGCTCCGGCAGCTCATCGGGCCGGACGCCTTCCGGGCCGCGCCGATCCACAGTGGACAGGCGACGATCCCGTGCGGCGTCGTGACCGACCACCCGCGGTTCGGCTGGCGCGGCTGTCTACTGGACGTGGCAAGGCATTTCCGCACGAAGGCCGAGGTGCTGCGGTTCATCGACCTGATCTCCGCGCACAAGCTCAACGTGCTCAACCTGCATCTGACCGACGACCAGGGCTGGCGGATCGAGATCCCCGAGTTCCCCAGGCTGACCGAGGTCGGCGGGTGGCGGAAGTCGTCGATGGTCGGACGGCACGACGGGCCGGAGCGCGACGGACGGCCGCACGGCGGGTTCTACACGGCCGACGATCTCCGCGAGATCGTCGCGTACGCCGCCGCGCGTTCGGTGACGGTCGTCCCGGAGGTCGACATCCCCGGCCACGCACGGGCCGCGATCGCCGCGTATCCCGAACTCGGGCCGGAGACCGCCGAACCGTGGGAGGTGTGGACGAGCTGGGGTATCAGCACGTCACTGCTGAACACCGAGAAGTCCACTGTGGACTTTTTCAAGCGTGTTTTCGACCACGTGCTGGACATCTTCCCGTCCGAGGTCATCGCGCTCGGCGGCGACGAAGTGCCCGGCGCGACCGAGGAGCACGGCCGGTTCGTGCGTGAGATCGCGCAGCACCTGGTCGATCGGGGTCGTCGTCCGCTCGGCTGGGACGAGGTGCTCGAAGCGGGCGATCTGCCGCCGATGGTCATCGGCTCCTGGCAGAGCGAGGCGGCCGGTGCCCGCGCGGCGGCCGCCGGGCACGACGTCGTCATGTGCCCGGAGGACCACGTGTACCTGGACCACCGGCAATCCGACCACCCCGACGAACCGATCCCCGTGGGTTACCTGAGCACGCTGGAAAGCTTCTACGCCTACGAGCCGGTGCCCGCCGATTACCCCGAGGGGAAGGCGATCCTCGGCGCGCAGGCGCAGGTGTGGTCGGAGCATCTCGACACCGTGCGGCGGGTGGACTACGTCGCCTTCCCGCGCCTGTGCGCGTTCGCCGAGGTGGCGTGGAGCGACCCGGACGGACGGGACTACGCGGAGTTCCTGCCGCGATTGCGGGACCATCACCTGCCGCGGCTGGACGCGCTGGGCGTCGAATACCGGCCGCTCAACGGGCCGCATCCCTGGCAGACGCGGCCGGGAGTTCCGGGGCGGCCTCGACAGCGGTAAGCGCGTGAGCAGTAAGGCAAACGTGCCGGGTTCTTGGGCGGGGTCGCGGTGGGCCGAAAGCTCCTTTCACCGCGTCTGATGCGACGAAAGGAGCTTTCGGCCCACCGCACCGACACGCCACGTTTGACTTCCCCTCACTACCCGAGTCGC from Amycolatopsis sp. EV170708-02-1 includes:
- a CDS encoding beta-N-acetylhexosaminidase, with translation MPGFETLLPRPVSVEPLPGKCSVPSEVDVRRDTALPAEGYRLEIDPSGVTLHAADTAGEFYGRQTLRQLIGPDAFRAAPIHSGQATIPCGVVTDHPRFGWRGCLLDVARHFRTKAEVLRFIDLISAHKLNVLNLHLTDDQGWRIEIPEFPRLTEVGGWRKSSMVGRHDGPERDGRPHGGFYTADDLREIVAYAAARSVTVVPEVDIPGHARAAIAAYPELGPETAEPWEVWTSWGISTSLLNTEKSTVDFFKRVFDHVLDIFPSEVIALGGDEVPGATEEHGRFVREIAQHLVDRGRRPLGWDEVLEAGDLPPMVIGSWQSEAAGARAAAAGHDVVMCPEDHVYLDHRQSDHPDEPIPVGYLSTLESFYAYEPVPADYPEGKAILGAQAQVWSEHLDTVRRVDYVAFPRLCAFAEVAWSDPDGRDYAEFLPRLRDHHLPRLDALGVEYRPLNGPHPWQTRPGVPGRPRQR